A stretch of the Neofelis nebulosa isolate mNeoNeb1 chromosome 1, mNeoNeb1.pri, whole genome shotgun sequence genome encodes the following:
- the ZNF354B gene encoding zinc finger protein 354B, translating into MAIGQREARPRVSLTFEDVAVLFTRDEWRKLGPSQRNLYQDVMLENYSNLVSLGLLFSKPKVISLLQQGEDPWKVEKESPGGPSLGYKSSPKTTKSTQTQDSLFQELIRKRLKRDEPWNFISEKSCVYEDRLKKQKDKNESLQIISITHTKLLTVERSHKNTDFGQNFSLRSVFVKQQRVAREKTPSKYEIQRNSFKQNSNLLNQPKIKIAEKRYKCNICEKAFIHNSSLRKHQKNHTGEKLFKCKECLKAFSQSSALIQHQRTHTGEKPFICKECGKAFSHSASLCKHLRIHTVEKSYRCKECGKSFSRRSGLFIHQKIHARENPHKYNPGRKASGLPGCQRIHLRKKSYLCNECGNTFKSSSSLRYHQRIHTGEKPFKCNECGRAFSQSASLIQHERIHTGEKPYRCNECGKGFTSISRLNRHRIIHTGEKLYNCNECGKALSSHSTLIIHERIHTGEKPCKCKVCGKAFRQSSALIQHQRMHTGERPYKCNECGKTFRCNSSLSNHQRIHTGEKPYRCLECGISFGQSAALIQHQRIHTGEKPFECNTCGKTFRQSSSLIAHQRIHTGEKPYECNTCGKLFSQRSSLTNHYKIHIEEDSLKVDLHVCKP; encoded by the exons ATGGCTATTGGACAGAGGGAAGCAAGGCCTCGG GTGTCACTGACGTTTGAGGATGTGGCTGTGCTCTTTACGCGGGATGAGTGGAGAAAGCTGGGTCCTTCTCAGAGAAACTTGTACCAGgacgtgatgctggagaactatAGTAACCTGGTCTCATTGG GACTCCTGTTTTCCAAACCAAAAGTGATCTCCCTATTGCAACAAGGAGAAGATCCCTGGAAGGTAGAGAAAGAAAGTCCTGGAGGCCCCTCTCTAG gatatAAGAGCAGTCCTAAAACTACAAAGTCAACTCAAACTCAAGATTCATTATTTCAGGAGCTAATAAGGAAAAGACTCAAAAGGGATGAACCCTGGAATTTCATATCAGAAAAATCCTGTGTATATGAAGAcagattaaagaaacaaaaggacaaaaatgaaaGTTTACAAATAATTTCAATCACCCATACAAAACTCCTCACTGTAGAAAGAAGCCATAAAAATACTGACTTTGGCCAAAATTTCAGCCTGAGATCAGTCTTTGTGAAGCAACAGAGGGTCGCTAGAGAAAAAACACCctcaaaatatgaaatacaaagaaatagcTTCAAGCAGAATTCAAATTTACTTAACCAACCAAAAATCAAGATAGCAGAGAAACGctataaatgtaatatatgtgaaaaagCCTTCATTCACAATTCATCCCTTCGTAAACATCAGAAAAACCACACTggagagaaattatttaaatgtaaagaatgtTTGAAAGCCTTTAGCCAAAGTTCAGCTCTCATTCAACATCAAAgaactcatactggagagaaaccctttatctgtaaagaatgtgggaaagctttcagcCATAGTGCGTCCCTTTGTAAACACCTTAGAATCCATACTGTGGAGAAATCCTATAGATGTAAAGAATGTGGTAAATCCTTCAGCAGGAGATCTGGCCTTTTTATACATCAAAAAATCCACGCTCGAGAAAATCCCCATAAATATAATCCGGGTAGGAAGGCATCCGGCCTTCCTGGATGTCAGAGAATTCACCTCAGAAAGAAGTCCTATTTATGCAATGAATGTGGCAACACCTTCAAGTCTAGTTCATCCCTTCGTTATCATCAGAGgattcacacaggagagaaaccttttAAGTGTAATGAATGCGGGAGAGCCTTCAGTCAGAGCGCATCTCTTATTCAGCATGaaagaattcacactggagaaaagccCTATCGATGTAACGAATGTGGAAAAGGTTTTACTTCGATTTCCCGACTGAACAGACACCGAATtattcatactggtgagaaactgTACAATTGTAATGAATGTGGTAAAGCCTTAAGTTCCCACTCGACGCTGATCATCCATGaaagaattcacactggagagaaaccgtGTAAATGTAAAgtgtgtgggaaagccttcaggcAGAGTTCAGCCCTCATTCAACATCAGAGAATGCACACTGGAGAAAGACCCTATAAATGCAACGAGTGTGGGAAAACATTCAGGTGTAACTCATCCCTTAGTAACcaccagagaattcacacaggagagaaaccatatCGATGTCTGGAATGTGGGATATCTTTTGGCCAAAGTGCAGCTCTTATTCAACATCAGAGGATTCATACAGGAGAAAAACCCTTTGAGTGTAACACATGTGGGAAAACTTTCAGACAGAGCTCATCACTTATTGCCCATcaaagaattcatactggagagaaaccctatgaatgtaatacATGTGGGAAACTTTTCAGCCAGAGGTCATCCCTTACTAATCATTACAAAATCCACATTGAAGAAGATTCCTTGAAAGTAGATTTGCATGTGTGCAAGCCTTAA